The proteins below are encoded in one region of Saccopteryx leptura isolate mSacLep1 chromosome 1, mSacLep1_pri_phased_curated, whole genome shotgun sequence:
- the SLC5A5 gene encoding sodium/iodide cotransporter isoform X2: MAAVGAGERATFGAWDYAVFALMLLVSTGIGLWVGLARGGQRSAEDFFTGGRRLAALPVGLSLAASFMSAVQVLGVPAEAYRYGLKFLWMTVGQLLNSLLTAAFYMPVFYRLGLTSTYQYLELRFSRTVRLCGTLQYLVATVLYTGIVIYAPALILNQVTRLDIWASLLSTGAICTFYTTVGGMKAVIWTDTFQVMVMLAGFWVVLARGTMLVGGPRQVIDLAQNHSRINLMDFDPDPRSRYTFWTFVVGGTLVWLSMYGVNQAQVQRYVACRTEKQAKLALLINQLGLFLIVSSAACCGIIMFTFYMDCDPLLTGRISAPDQYMPLLVLDIFKDLPGVPGLFLACAYSGTLSTASTSINAMAAVTVEDLIKPWLPNLAPQRLVIISKGLSLVYGSACLMVAALSSLLGGGVLQGSFTVMGVLSGPLLGAFTLGMFLPACNTPGVLSGLLAGLTISLWVAVGATLYPPKAESMGVLPSSAAGCAGPSANASGLLGSLLITSASSGAPRMDPTMDPGQPTLADSFYAISYLYYGALGTLSTVLCGALISCLTGPNKRSALGPGLLWWDLTWQTASVAPKEEVATLDESLVKGAEELSSTAKRPPDFLPTNEDHLLFLGQKEENGADSNSWNPGNGCEDGHDLRQTDL, translated from the exons ATGGCCGCCGTCGGGGCGGGGGAGCGGGCCACCTTCGGAGCCTGGGACTATGCGGTCTTCGCGCTCATGCTCCTCGTGTCCACAGGCATCGGGCTGTGGGTGGGGCTGGCACGGGGCGGGCAGCGCAGCGCTGAGGACTTCTTCACCGGGGGTCGGCGCCTGGCGGCCCTGCCCGTCGGCCTCTCGCTGGCCGCCAGCTTCATGTCAGCTGTGCAGGTGCTGGGTGTCCCTGCTGAGGCCTACCGCTATGGCCTCAAGTTCCTCTGGATGACTGTGGGCCAGCTGCTCAACTCCCTACTCACCGCCGCCTTCTACATGCCAGTCTTCTACCGCCTGGGCCTCACCAGCACCTACCAG TATCTGGAGCTGCGTTTCAGCCGCACTGTGCGTCTCTGTGGGACCCTGCAGTACCTGGTGGCCACA GTGCTATACACTGGCATCGTGATCTATGCCCCTGCGCTCATCCTGAACCAAG tgaccaggCTGGACATCTGGGCATCACTCCTGTCCACCGGAGCCATCTGCACCTTCTACACCACTGTG GGTGGCATGAAGGCTGTGATCTGGACTGACACGTTCCAGGTTATGGTGATGCTGGCTGGTTTCTGGGTTGTCCTGGCCCGTGGGACCATGCTTGTGGGTGGGCCCAGGCAGGTGATTGATCTTGCCCAGAACCACTCCCGGATCAACCTGATGGA CTTTGACCCAGACCCACGGAGTCGCTACACATTCTGGACTTTTGTGGTGGGTGGCACGTTGGTGTGGCTCTCAATGTACGGCGTGAACCAAGCCCAGGTGCAGCGCTATGTGGCCTGCCGCACAGAGAAGCAGGCCAAGCT GGCCCTGCTCATCAACCAGCTGGGTCTGTTCCTGATTGTGTCCAGTGCTGCTTGCTGTGGCATCATCATGTTCACATTCTATATGGACTGTGACCCCCTCCTCACAGGGCGTATTTCTGCCCCAGATCAG TACATGCCCCTGCTCGTGCTCGACATCTTCAAGGACCTGCCTGGAGTCCCTGGGCTCTTTCTGGCCTGTGCCTACAGTGGCACCCTCAG CACTGCATCCACCAGCATCAATGCCATGGCTGCGGTCACTGTGGAGGACCTCATCAAACCCTGGCTGCCCAACCTGGCACCCCAGAGACTTGTAATCATCTCCAAGGGGCTCT CACTCGTATATGGCTCAGCCTGTCTCATGGTAGCGGCTCTCTCTTCActgctggggggtggggtccTACAG GGGTCCTTCACTGTCATGGGCGTCCTCAGCGGCCCCCTCCTGGGAGCCTTCACTCTGGGAATGTTCCTCCCGGCCTGCAACACACCG GGCGTCCTCTCAGGGCTGTTGGCAGGCTTGACGATCTCACTGTGGGTGGCTGTGGGTGCCACTCTGTACCCTCCCAAAGCGGAGTCCATGGGTGTCCTGCCCTCCTCAGCTGCTGGCTGTGCGGGGCCCTCTGCCAATGCCTCTGGCCTCCTGGGCTCGCTCCTCATCACCAGTGCCTCCAGTGGGGCCCCCAG AATGGACCCCACAATGGACCCTGGTCAACCCACCTTGGCTGACAGCTTCTATGCcatttcttatctttattatggTGCCCTGGGCACATTGAGCACCGTGTTGTGTGGAGCCCTCATCAGCTGCCTGACAG GCCCGAACAAGCGCAGTGCTCTTGGCCCTGGTCTGCTGTGGTGGGACCTCACATGGCAGACAGCATCAGTGGCTCCCAAGGAAGAAGTGGCCACCCTGGATGAGAGTTTGGTGAAG GGGGCTGAGGAACTGTCCTCCACAGCCAAGAGGCCTCCTGACTTCCTGCCCACCAACGAAGACCATCTACTTTTCCTGGGGCAGAAGGAGGAGAATGGAGCCGACTCCAACTCCTGGAACCCTGGCAATGGATGTGAGGATGGTCATGACCTGCGGCAGACAGACCTCTGA
- the SLC5A5 gene encoding sodium/iodide cotransporter isoform X1: MAAVGAGERATFGAWDYAVFALMLLVSTGIGLWVGLARGGQRSAEDFFTGGRRLAALPVGLSLAASFMSAVQVLGVPAEAYRYGLKFLWMTVGQLLNSLLTAAFYMPVFYRLGLTSTYQYLELRFSRTVRLCGTLQYLVATVLYTGIVIYAPALILNQVTRLDIWASLLSTGAICTFYTTVGGMKAVIWTDTFQVMVMLAGFWVVLARGTMLVGGPRQVIDLAQNHSRINLMDFDPDPRSRYTFWTFVVGGTLVWLSMYGVNQAQVQRYVACRTEKQAKLALLINQLGLFLIVSSAACCGIIMFTFYMDCDPLLTGRISAPDQLHWVLETCKVRTDRSPSLRLLLSWRLIPTFPQYMPLLVLDIFKDLPGVPGLFLACAYSGTLSTASTSINAMAAVTVEDLIKPWLPNLAPQRLVIISKGLSLVYGSACLMVAALSSLLGGGVLQGSFTVMGVLSGPLLGAFTLGMFLPACNTPGVLSGLLAGLTISLWVAVGATLYPPKAESMGVLPSSAAGCAGPSANASGLLGSLLITSASSGAPRMDPTMDPGQPTLADSFYAISYLYYGALGTLSTVLCGALISCLTGPNKRSALGPGLLWWDLTWQTASVAPKEEVATLDESLVKGAEELSSTAKRPPDFLPTNEDHLLFLGQKEENGADSNSWNPGNGCEDGHDLRQTDL; encoded by the exons ATGGCCGCCGTCGGGGCGGGGGAGCGGGCCACCTTCGGAGCCTGGGACTATGCGGTCTTCGCGCTCATGCTCCTCGTGTCCACAGGCATCGGGCTGTGGGTGGGGCTGGCACGGGGCGGGCAGCGCAGCGCTGAGGACTTCTTCACCGGGGGTCGGCGCCTGGCGGCCCTGCCCGTCGGCCTCTCGCTGGCCGCCAGCTTCATGTCAGCTGTGCAGGTGCTGGGTGTCCCTGCTGAGGCCTACCGCTATGGCCTCAAGTTCCTCTGGATGACTGTGGGCCAGCTGCTCAACTCCCTACTCACCGCCGCCTTCTACATGCCAGTCTTCTACCGCCTGGGCCTCACCAGCACCTACCAG TATCTGGAGCTGCGTTTCAGCCGCACTGTGCGTCTCTGTGGGACCCTGCAGTACCTGGTGGCCACA GTGCTATACACTGGCATCGTGATCTATGCCCCTGCGCTCATCCTGAACCAAG tgaccaggCTGGACATCTGGGCATCACTCCTGTCCACCGGAGCCATCTGCACCTTCTACACCACTGTG GGTGGCATGAAGGCTGTGATCTGGACTGACACGTTCCAGGTTATGGTGATGCTGGCTGGTTTCTGGGTTGTCCTGGCCCGTGGGACCATGCTTGTGGGTGGGCCCAGGCAGGTGATTGATCTTGCCCAGAACCACTCCCGGATCAACCTGATGGA CTTTGACCCAGACCCACGGAGTCGCTACACATTCTGGACTTTTGTGGTGGGTGGCACGTTGGTGTGGCTCTCAATGTACGGCGTGAACCAAGCCCAGGTGCAGCGCTATGTGGCCTGCCGCACAGAGAAGCAGGCCAAGCT GGCCCTGCTCATCAACCAGCTGGGTCTGTTCCTGATTGTGTCCAGTGCTGCTTGCTGTGGCATCATCATGTTCACATTCTATATGGACTGTGACCCCCTCCTCACAGGGCGTATTTCTGCCCCAGATCAG CTGCACTGGGTGCTGGAGACATGCAAGGTGAGGACAGACAGAAGCCCTAGTCTCCGGCTGCTCCTGTCCTGGAGGCTGATCCCCACCTTCCCCCAGTACATGCCCCTGCTCGTGCTCGACATCTTCAAGGACCTGCCTGGAGTCCCTGGGCTCTTTCTGGCCTGTGCCTACAGTGGCACCCTCAG CACTGCATCCACCAGCATCAATGCCATGGCTGCGGTCACTGTGGAGGACCTCATCAAACCCTGGCTGCCCAACCTGGCACCCCAGAGACTTGTAATCATCTCCAAGGGGCTCT CACTCGTATATGGCTCAGCCTGTCTCATGGTAGCGGCTCTCTCTTCActgctggggggtggggtccTACAG GGGTCCTTCACTGTCATGGGCGTCCTCAGCGGCCCCCTCCTGGGAGCCTTCACTCTGGGAATGTTCCTCCCGGCCTGCAACACACCG GGCGTCCTCTCAGGGCTGTTGGCAGGCTTGACGATCTCACTGTGGGTGGCTGTGGGTGCCACTCTGTACCCTCCCAAAGCGGAGTCCATGGGTGTCCTGCCCTCCTCAGCTGCTGGCTGTGCGGGGCCCTCTGCCAATGCCTCTGGCCTCCTGGGCTCGCTCCTCATCACCAGTGCCTCCAGTGGGGCCCCCAG AATGGACCCCACAATGGACCCTGGTCAACCCACCTTGGCTGACAGCTTCTATGCcatttcttatctttattatggTGCCCTGGGCACATTGAGCACCGTGTTGTGTGGAGCCCTCATCAGCTGCCTGACAG GCCCGAACAAGCGCAGTGCTCTTGGCCCTGGTCTGCTGTGGTGGGACCTCACATGGCAGACAGCATCAGTGGCTCCCAAGGAAGAAGTGGCCACCCTGGATGAGAGTTTGGTGAAG GGGGCTGAGGAACTGTCCTCCACAGCCAAGAGGCCTCCTGACTTCCTGCCCACCAACGAAGACCATCTACTTTTCCTGGGGCAGAAGGAGGAGAATGGAGCCGACTCCAACTCCTGGAACCCTGGCAATGGATGTGAGGATGGTCATGACCTGCGGCAGACAGACCTCTGA
- the SLC5A5 gene encoding sodium/iodide cotransporter isoform X3, producing the protein MAAVGAGERATFGAWDYAVFALMLLVSTGIGLWVGLARGGQRSAEDFFTGGRRLAALPVGLSLAASFMSAVQVLGVPAEAYRYGLKFLWMTVGQLLNSLLTAAFYMPVFYRLGLTSTYQYLELRFSRTVRLCGTLQYLVATVLYTGIVIYAPALILNQVTRLDIWASLLSTGAICTFYTTVGGMKAVIWTDTFQVMVMLAGFWVVLARGTMLVGGPRQVIDLAQNHSRINLMEALLINQLGLFLIVSSAACCGIIMFTFYMDCDPLLTGRISAPDQLHWVLETCKVRTDRSPSLRLLLSWRLIPTFPQYMPLLVLDIFKDLPGVPGLFLACAYSGTLSTASTSINAMAAVTVEDLIKPWLPNLAPQRLVIISKGLSLVYGSACLMVAALSSLLGGGVLQGSFTVMGVLSGPLLGAFTLGMFLPACNTPGVLSGLLAGLTISLWVAVGATLYPPKAESMGVLPSSAAGCAGPSANASGLLGSLLITSASSGAPRMDPTMDPGQPTLADSFYAISYLYYGALGTLSTVLCGALISCLTGPNKRSALGPGLLWWDLTWQTASVAPKEEVATLDESLVKGAEELSSTAKRPPDFLPTNEDHLLFLGQKEENGADSNSWNPGNGCEDGHDLRQTDL; encoded by the exons ATGGCCGCCGTCGGGGCGGGGGAGCGGGCCACCTTCGGAGCCTGGGACTATGCGGTCTTCGCGCTCATGCTCCTCGTGTCCACAGGCATCGGGCTGTGGGTGGGGCTGGCACGGGGCGGGCAGCGCAGCGCTGAGGACTTCTTCACCGGGGGTCGGCGCCTGGCGGCCCTGCCCGTCGGCCTCTCGCTGGCCGCCAGCTTCATGTCAGCTGTGCAGGTGCTGGGTGTCCCTGCTGAGGCCTACCGCTATGGCCTCAAGTTCCTCTGGATGACTGTGGGCCAGCTGCTCAACTCCCTACTCACCGCCGCCTTCTACATGCCAGTCTTCTACCGCCTGGGCCTCACCAGCACCTACCAG TATCTGGAGCTGCGTTTCAGCCGCACTGTGCGTCTCTGTGGGACCCTGCAGTACCTGGTGGCCACA GTGCTATACACTGGCATCGTGATCTATGCCCCTGCGCTCATCCTGAACCAAG tgaccaggCTGGACATCTGGGCATCACTCCTGTCCACCGGAGCCATCTGCACCTTCTACACCACTGTG GGTGGCATGAAGGCTGTGATCTGGACTGACACGTTCCAGGTTATGGTGATGCTGGCTGGTTTCTGGGTTGTCCTGGCCCGTGGGACCATGCTTGTGGGTGGGCCCAGGCAGGTGATTGATCTTGCCCAGAACCACTCCCGGATCAACCTGATGGA GGCCCTGCTCATCAACCAGCTGGGTCTGTTCCTGATTGTGTCCAGTGCTGCTTGCTGTGGCATCATCATGTTCACATTCTATATGGACTGTGACCCCCTCCTCACAGGGCGTATTTCTGCCCCAGATCAG CTGCACTGGGTGCTGGAGACATGCAAGGTGAGGACAGACAGAAGCCCTAGTCTCCGGCTGCTCCTGTCCTGGAGGCTGATCCCCACCTTCCCCCAGTACATGCCCCTGCTCGTGCTCGACATCTTCAAGGACCTGCCTGGAGTCCCTGGGCTCTTTCTGGCCTGTGCCTACAGTGGCACCCTCAG CACTGCATCCACCAGCATCAATGCCATGGCTGCGGTCACTGTGGAGGACCTCATCAAACCCTGGCTGCCCAACCTGGCACCCCAGAGACTTGTAATCATCTCCAAGGGGCTCT CACTCGTATATGGCTCAGCCTGTCTCATGGTAGCGGCTCTCTCTTCActgctggggggtggggtccTACAG GGGTCCTTCACTGTCATGGGCGTCCTCAGCGGCCCCCTCCTGGGAGCCTTCACTCTGGGAATGTTCCTCCCGGCCTGCAACACACCG GGCGTCCTCTCAGGGCTGTTGGCAGGCTTGACGATCTCACTGTGGGTGGCTGTGGGTGCCACTCTGTACCCTCCCAAAGCGGAGTCCATGGGTGTCCTGCCCTCCTCAGCTGCTGGCTGTGCGGGGCCCTCTGCCAATGCCTCTGGCCTCCTGGGCTCGCTCCTCATCACCAGTGCCTCCAGTGGGGCCCCCAG AATGGACCCCACAATGGACCCTGGTCAACCCACCTTGGCTGACAGCTTCTATGCcatttcttatctttattatggTGCCCTGGGCACATTGAGCACCGTGTTGTGTGGAGCCCTCATCAGCTGCCTGACAG GCCCGAACAAGCGCAGTGCTCTTGGCCCTGGTCTGCTGTGGTGGGACCTCACATGGCAGACAGCATCAGTGGCTCCCAAGGAAGAAGTGGCCACCCTGGATGAGAGTTTGGTGAAG GGGGCTGAGGAACTGTCCTCCACAGCCAAGAGGCCTCCTGACTTCCTGCCCACCAACGAAGACCATCTACTTTTCCTGGGGCAGAAGGAGGAGAATGGAGCCGACTCCAACTCCTGGAACCCTGGCAATGGATGTGAGGATGGTCATGACCTGCGGCAGACAGACCTCTGA